In Amia ocellicauda isolate fAmiCal2 chromosome 7, fAmiCal2.hap1, whole genome shotgun sequence, the genomic window cTACGCACTGCAAAATGCACACACCCTATCTCTGACCTTGTCCTTATCGGTTAATGCTGGTTCCTCAGCTTCTCTATAAAGCTGCTCTTCCTCTCTGACCCAGTGATGAGAAATTGATGCGCATAGAGGGAATCaggggggctgtgcagtgaagAGTCTCGGGGGGGTCTTTATACCATACACCTTCCCTCTTtcttccccctctcctctctcggttcccccccccccccccccgggttTTGTGACCTGCTGTGCCTGACCCAGCCCAATGAGCGTTCAGATTATGAGATCTGAGGGTCAGGGGGGAAGGACGGAGTGTATACTCCAGCTCTGCTCTGCATTTATATTCTTGCTCAGGGGCCCAGTCTTGTGGTTCTGAGCTGCCAGTGTCCTAGGGTGACACTCCcatgttaattatttttttcttcctcttccttCCATTTCTCCAGGCTCCTTTCCCCAACAGTGGCTTTGTGAATGGCTTCAGCTCCCCAGGGAGCTACAAGGGCAGCTCCAGTTCCCTGAACCTGGGTCGGCCCTTCAACAGGAACCGGTAAGTCCCAGAGGCAGGAAGGTTTTGGGGGGCaacagcagtgctgtgtgttgtgtactggGTGGGTTATGGTATAGAGCAGTATATATTGTTTAGAATACACTGGTCCTGGAGAGTGCCCCAGAGGCTCATGGGAGTAGCTCTCATAGATGCCTTTATTCTCTTCAAGAAAGGGACCGAAGAAAATATGACGACTGTAGTTCAGGGACACTACCACGACTGATAGGGAGACATTAACTGATCAGAAATGAGAAATTGATGCCAGATTGCAGAGTCTGCTCAAACAGCATGTACTGAGGTCATGTACTGAAAGGAGCACTAAGAATTCTTCTGCAAAACCTTCCCAGATAAACCAGCACTGTGCCCCACTTCCTGCTCTGTACCACACAAAACTGGACTACAAACCTCATTGAGTGAGGTTTCAGTGTGTACACAGATTTGTGTAGTGTATATTTAACAGTATTTCAATGATTGAATCACAATGTGTTCCTGTGTATATTATCACAAAGAATCATATCTAATCATaactaagaaatcacattgattttaattaaagatattggctttatacaaatatatttatagaaaaAGAGATGCATtgatttaaacatttgtatACAGCACTTTTTActtgatttatatattatataaagggGACCAGATTAGCGACTGATTAATGACTTGATTGCTCCACCCCCCTCAAGAACAGCCTAGAGTAATTAAGGTGTGGCCAGGGCGCAGACCTGAAGTGGAGGGGGATAGGCCCCCAGTGGGGAAAGTCAGTGGACAACTCTCTGCCGTAGCTGTACACTGTGCCGTGACCAACAGTCACCCTGTGCTCTCCTGACTCAGCTTGTAACCCTTGCATGCTCTTTttctctcgctttctctgtcATTACTGTCCCCACAGTGTCCCACTCTACTCAAGAAAGAATGTGATAAGTGCCTTCAGGTACAGGATTATATCTTCCTTTCTCATCAGAATCATCATCCCATGAACGTCTGCTCTGGGCCGAACGGCCTCTGTTCTCATTACATGTCATTTACTCACTGGCTGGTCTTGGCAGCTGTACTGGGATCTGTGTGTTAGGTACTATGACTGGAGTCAGTCTGGGCTGCTGATACTGATTGGACGTGCTAGCTGTCTATCAGTCTCTCTTCTTTTTCCCCTCTTCTCTCGCTGGTTGTGGTGCTTTTGCAGCAGTGCCCCAACCAGACAGTTCTCCCCAATGCTGCAGATGCATATTGTACTGCAGAAAACAAACTTACATACCCATCCACCTGTACACCAGGTccctgtacagcagtgtccagcTCCATCTGCACAGACTACCTCCTCCACCCCTCCAGCATGGATCACTGCCCCGTCTGTGAGCTTGTGCAGCCCAGCCGGCTGGCGTGGGGCTGCTAGGTGATGGCCACTCCTGTTCCCATGTCTTCTAAGGCCTGAATATCTTAAGTTGGTTTCAACCAGGACTAGAAAAGACATTGTAGCCAACAGTGTGACATACAGACTTCAATCTGTGatggaaaatgttttattgttgtatCCTCTGATTAGGTTGGCTGGGCTGGACTCTTATCAGACTgggagatttatttattcatgtatttttttttttttacctccttTTTAATTTATGGTCTCCATCCTTTTTCTTCTCACCctactctccctctccatctttgttctccctctgcctctccctctgtccTGCTCTTATCTCTCCTCTCTGCTTTTCTTCCCCGCAGGAACCACGTGAAGCCTCATCCCCGGTCAGGCGAAGGTGCCCCCCCGTCTGTGCCCCCCCTGCCACTTGTGGAGGGCCTGTCAGGGCAGCGCAGCCCCCAGCCCCCCCGCACCGGCCCTGCCCTCACCCCTACTGACCTCAGTCCCAGCTTTGGCCTGAAGGACACCAACCTTCCGCCCACTGAGCTCAACGGAGACATCGGCATGGCCGGTCGTGGCAGGTGGGCCAGTGTGCTTTCTCTCGGttgttgaaaaaataattaagtttCTTTTAGAAGTCTCTTGGAGGAAAGGGGCGAGGTCAGGCATGAGGGGGGGTGTGACAGACTGATGCGCATGGAGGGAATCCAAGGCTCTGGGGCAATCGGCTGTGGGCATCCTTTACCTCTGTTCCTGTGTTCTTTtgttctcctcctccctcctctatCTACCCCCCACCCACCTGGAGCTGTGCGTCCCAGGGTGTGACCTGGCACAGTGAGCATTGATATCTGAGGGCCCAAGTTACATCTCTACCCTCTTAACACAATCTTAATGGATTAGACTATCACTCGTGGCTGTGTTGTAACCCTGCTCctcgctgtgtctgtgtgcaggagGGGTGCCTACAGAGCGACGCGGCGGAGGAGAGAGGACGAGCGCAGCATGGTGAGACTGGACTGGCACTGTGGTTGGTGGGGGGTGTTGTTCCTGAGCTGCTGGTTTAGCTTGTTGCTGATTCCCTGGTAGAGATGTTTACTTCTTGGCTGAAGCCTCTGTCTGAGATGTCTCCTGTTCCATACAGACTTGTTCGAAATACATTGCATGGGGTTAAAAACGCATACTGAAAATGACATCAGTGCCATTCGTCTAAACTTTCTCTCTTCCCCCTCTACAGAGGCCACCCCCACTGACAGAGATCAAGGTGCAGCCCCCCAATTTTGAACTGGTCCCCTCCAACTTCCCCCCGCTGCCGGGCTCCCAGGTCAGCGCCCAAGGGGAGCCCACCCAGGAGCCACGGCTGGCTGATGTGGTCCGGGGCCTGGGCCGGGAGCGAGCCTGCGCACCACCCACCTCTGGCCCACGCAGTGTTGCGGCACCGCTGCCCCACGCCCAGGAGAGCAGACCCAACCAAAGCCTGGTCAGTCTCACTAGGGATTTGAAGAAGGGGGTGTGGCCTGATTTGGGGGAGGATGGACAGTAGGAGGAAGGGGACCCTCTCGGGAGCTCTGTTAGAACTGGAAGATGACAGTCCTGTAGCACTCCAGGGCCAATGCTGGGAAGCAGTGGCTCAGAGTAGCACCCCATGTTTGTCAGTGCAGGATTTGCAGGTGTGGTAGTATGCCCATGACTGGTGCTGACTGCTTTTCCTGTTATCCCCACCCCCTCACCCTCCTCTTTCTGCAGCACGAGCCCGGTAATGAACCCCCGGGTAGCTCCAGCTGTGTCCAGGAGGAGGCAGTGTCCAGCGCCAGCTCCACCCAGCCCGCAGTCAAATCGTCTAACTCCGCCCCCACACCCTGCGAGCCCCTGGCCTCCAGGTGAGCACAGATACAGACTAGCTGACAGGCAGGATGAGCTGCTGGGACCTGTATGTGTGAGCTTTATGTGCCTACCCCAGTGGAACTGCCTTCCTTATTGCTTCAGttgatttctctttctctgcagTGCCACTCAGCAggagaagaagcaggagaagcCCGAAACCCCCAAAGACACACCAGTCTCCTCTGCCCCGCCTACAACGATGGTTCAGCCCTCCATGACCACCAAGCCCTCCCGAGCCACAGCCACCAACACCACCACTGCCACCGCTCCCCTTCTTTCAACCACCTTGACCCCTGCCCTGGTAAGACCGCTCTCGTAACATCCCCCACCAGCCAGATACAATCCAAAACTGTGGAAATGGCTAAAATTTGAACCTGACCTCTTGCCTCTCTGCCTCGCAGGAGCCCCGGAAGCTGAGCTATGCAGAAGTATGTCAACGGCCCCCGAAGGACCCCCCCCCGCCAGCCCCTACACAGCCCCTGAGAGAGCTGAGAGTGAACAAGGCTGACGATCCCACCGCTGCTGCCCCCACCCCTGCCCCCACTGCTGATAAGCAGAGCCCCCCACCAGAGAAATCTGCTGAAGGCAAGACATCGGAGGGACGCCCCCAACGGGACTCCCTGGGCCCCTACCGCAGCAATGGACCCCCCAGGACGGGTGGCACCGGGCTAAAACTGCGAGAACAGCAGCGGCGCCCCCCACTCACTCGCCGGCACTCCCCTCAGGGGGTGCCCCGGCGCAGCGGCAAAGAACAGAACATTCCACCGCGCTCGCCAAAGTAAAACGCACGGCAATGAGAGACATGAACAAactaaatatgtttaaaaaaataaaattacaaaaaactttcaaaaaaaattaaaattaaaacagaatgGGGGGGAAATATCTATAGATAAATATATCTTCACCGCGGACTGGTGGCAGCACGAGACGGTGCTGTCAGACCTCTGAGGAACACACTGCAAGTGGGACACAGGTGGAGAGGAATTGAAATCAATGAATGAAACGGCTAATAAGAAATGGACAGAGCACAGGTAGGGGACTCGCCCGCCCAGCTCTGAGCTGTGCCGCAGGAGCACATTTAATTGGTCTCTGCACCATTCTTCACTGGCCCTGGAGAGGAATTGGAACAGTAGTTgagatttttcttctatttaattttttttgtgtaattttAGGTTTGGTTTGGTGGTGCTGGGCTGCGGGTgggaggggtgggggttgtAATCTGAGAACAGGAAGTTGGGCTGTTAGGAGTGCGTGCACTGGCAGGCTGACCGTTCATGTACAGAAGCGTCTATATATAACGCCCAGCGCTGGCAAGGGGGAGCATTCCACTATGAAATGGAAATCCCTTAAGCCAGTCgctgccttttttcttttttctgctgAACTTTGCTGTGCaagtggagtggggggggggggggggatgaagTGGGGCACAGACACTATATCAGGTGTAGCTCTtaaggggtggggggagggttgAAGACTGTGATTGTTGGGGCTGGAGTGGGATGGCTGTGCTGTTTGTCTGCTGGAGTTTCCAGCTGTACTCAGCTCTGTCCTGTGCAGCTCAAACTTTAAGTTGTTGATGTGTGTATCAAGTGAGGCGTTGGGGGGTGGTTGGGTGATTGGGTTGTTGGGGGGATCAGACAAAAGAATGGTTCTGACCACTTGAATagtttatatacacatacatttttttttctttaatagagAATTATGGATTTAAATTAGCAGTTTTGAAATGTGGGTTCATTGGTATCATAATAAGTTATAATTTGGCTAATTGTTTGAATGACGAGTGAACCCGAATAATCCCCCGCCCTCACAGGCTTAGTGCAGGGCTGCTACTGCTGCCCTCTAGTGGCACATTGACAGCACTGCTCTATAAACATGTGGTTCTGAGGCTCGGAGCCCAGAGCGGGCCAGAACTGGGCCCAACTGCATGAACCCAAACCCCCCctagcttttgtttttgttagctttttttgtgtgagtgtgtttgtgtgtctgtccatgTGTATTTGTCTGTGCACATGTGTATGTCTCTGTATCTGGGTGAGATTTACACCTATGTGGGAGGGGTTAAGAGAGCTAAATGGATGATTACGGTGTATAAGCAGACCCTGACCCCAGCACCATGCCCCTTCCTCCCTGATTAGGGGAAGAGTTTGGGACCAGGGCCTAatcacttcatttttttttttatttttttttattattgttactttTTCTCCCTCAGTGATGCATGTTGTCCCGATGGCTCTCGGCTAGATTTAAGAAGTGCGCTTTGcaagattgtttttgtttgtttagttttcagTAAATAGTACCGCATTTCAATATGGTGCATGatcgaaaaataaataaattgtgaaGGAGGCCAGAGACTCCCGGACTCCTTTTCCACCAAACTCGGATCTGTGCCGGCTAATACTGTGAGCTGCAGGGCCCTGGAGGTAGAAGACCCACCAGGTGCTGATAATTTTAAACTCTCCTGTGAGCTGATGTGCCcaggctgtgtgctgtgctgtggaaaTAGTATGTTGCCTCCTGCGGTGTGGCTTGTGCAAGAGCCCTGCCACTCAGTGCAACACCGCTGATGGGCGATGGTCAAAGGCTGTGCTCAAGTGAAGGGGACGGGGGGTGCTGTTCAGGTGCTGGTCTGAATGAATTTGTAAGTGGTCAGATTTCCCAAAACACCCTCCTATTAATTGAATGGCTGACTTTCCAGAGCTTGATCTGACCAAGACGGTCTCTGTCTGTTGGTGTGACTGTCAGGGGCAGTCAGGCAGGTGTCTCTGAGAGCAGGTGGCAGTTGGTTTACTGTAGCACAATATTTCCATTACCTGTGCATCATAGGGGTGCAGCTGTCAGCAGTGTACGAGTTTTCCAGGCAACACAGCTGAGCTGGCGGTGCTAGACTCCCAGGGTCTGGGCTGCAGGGATGGGCAGTTGCTATTATTACAGCTGGTCTGCATCATATCAATCAggtgttttaaatatatgtatatatacatacatacatacacaaacattcTCCAAAGGGACAGCAAACagtgattttatatatacatacatatataattttttatgcCACTTAAGAAAAATGCAACTGTTTCAGGAGTTGAGTGAAACCAACAGCAGTTATTGGCCTCTgattgttttattctgttttgttttgatcagttGCCTGGTCTGGCCCAGACTGTCAGTCAGAGTGCATGTTTAAGATGCCCTGCAAAACCTTCAACCTTAAAAGCAGGAGGAGTGAAGTCTTGCTGGTTTGCTATCAGATTGCTTTGtcatttgttctgttttgttttgtgtgaattGTGCTGCCAGTGAGATCTGTGTGATTGTCATGTCTGCGAGAGCTGAACTCAAATATCGCAGAAACGCACCATATCACAGTTCTGTTCTTAtcaatattactactacttattatttttattaatgtatttattttaatcaagatattcagtgcatttgtggAATGCTAGTAGcctggttgctcctgtgtgtTCCAATGTCTGAGGAGATGAGTAACTGGTGAAACATTtatacactcacacccacacacacttaGACAagtacacatgcacactcacttTCATATTCGCACATTCTCTTTCTCCGTCTCTCGCATACAATCAAACTCTCACACTTGCATTCACTCTCGTGCGCACACAAGCTACAGTGGTGTCTCTGAGGCCCAGAGTGTTCAGGACAggatggcttttttttttttcccccccccccccgccccccacccccgccccccacctcTTCTTTGAGTAATGCCTAAAGAGCAGCTAGTGACCTTGTATAAtgaatttaaatgaaatgcacTAACTTGTTTAATCAcagagaattttttttttttttttaataagttaaaacaaaaaaacaggcttGCTGTATTTACataggattttattttattggatgAACTTTGTGTAGTGGGATTTGATGGGGTCAAGTGGGGTAGGGGATGGGATGGGGGTAACCTTGTCTTCTTAAAATCTGAATAAACATGATGCTTTAAATAAGGCCAAGGCCTATGCACTGTTTATTAATATTGTGCAGAACATGTTCCTGTTACAGTACTCATttttcagtgtctcagtgctgggctgcagtgtgttcagtagctcattGATGGAATGTATTATAGTTCTGGAACCCTGTCCCAAATTCTAGAACATAGCCTTATTTCAATCTCAGGCCTGATTCACTCTGAGCCCCAATTTCACTCTAGTTTTGAATGTTCTAActgtgaggggggggggtgtgtgaGAAGAGCAGTGTTACAACAAAAATACACACCAGGCAAGCAGAACAGATGCATCCTTTAGAATGCAGTGAGTTGTGTTGTACTTGTTCATTGTGTTACTTACAGTGTGTGGAAACTGTCAAAACTAAGTGAAGCATTGTActtgattaataataattctaCCCTCATTCAAAGTGTTTaagattgtaaaaaaaaaaaaaaaaaaaaaaatgtatacaagcTTGTGTTGATTGCCAAAGCATTGAATTTTGgccttttattttactttttggaAGTGGGGGGGTGATTTTAGAGAACTGTAGAATTGATCTGTAAATAGTGGTTAGTTTTTTGGGGTTGGGGGTGGGGTGCGGGGATCGGAAATTAACTCCTTCTGCACAGatggatgctgtgtgtgtgtgtgtgtgtgtgtgtgtgtgatgctgtAGGTTTGTATGATTCTGTTGTACAGAAAAGTTCACCAAATAAACCCGTCTGGCAGTGTACTAATCTCAAGGACTACAACCCGTGTCTCTGGCCCTTCCTGCTCTGGTGCAGCTTCACTCCCTCCTGTGTCTGTGTCATTCATTGTGTATCCATTGACAGTACCAGCCAGCCCCACGTCCTGGTTCTGTGAGGGCTGCAGTTCAGATGGTTTTCTGGCTCTGAGGACAGGTACAGCATGGTACTTAAATCTCTGACCCGGTGAGTATGTATATGTGTTAAACTGATCCTGTAGAGTTGGTAATGGGCTGAATTTAGGAGATCAAATCTCTGGTGAAGAAACAAATGACTGACCGATTGGCTGATATATTGACTGACTGCTTGCCCTCTGGTGTTTCGACTGTGAACTCCTGATTCAGTGTTTTCACAGGTTTGGGCCTTGCTGCCAGGCACCTGTGTTTCGGCTCATTGTTGTCATGGTTCTAGTTGCTTAGCGCAGTCGAAAACCCTGCCTGGGATGGAGCCTCTAGATGTTCTCAAGTGCACGACACAAACTTCTCTAATTATTGTGCAATGTGGGAGGGACTTCAAATACAAGTTATTGGATTGTGTATATTTCGGTGGCGTGCGAGTCGGAGAGGGTTCTGTTGAAGATACATTTGCGAGTGATTTCAGTTTTGGGAAATGTGTTGCAGGTA contains:
- the LOC136752916 gene encoding la-related protein 4 isoform X2, with amino-acid sequence MLLFVEVTSKGAGLNPNAKVWQEIPTGGGEGSATPNDSEGSPWPQEAPSHIPEGYPEAPPDGCKQYSMMFSSMPDSSSPSDPPEQTVNGMDPSELPFPLYEGPSGSAGEGDLSEEQPVPAENLRESLKKQLEFCFSRENLSKDLYLMSQMDSDQFVPIWTIASMEGIKILTTDLQLILDVLRSSPMVQVDEKGEKVRPNHKRCIIILREVPETTPVEEVEALFRHDNCPKVISVEFAHNNNWYITFQSDTDAQQAYRYLREDVKTFQGRPIMARIKAINTFFAKNGYRSLDSSVFSQQSQSPSQYSSPLYMQHVYSPQQQFPLYGIVPPTWSPSPTPYFETPLAPFPNSGFVNGFSSPGSYKGSSSSLNLGRPFNRNRNHVKPHPRSGEGAPPSVPPLPLVEGLSGQRSPQPPRTGPALTPTDLSPSFGLKDTNLPPTELNGDIGMAGRGRRGAYRATRRRREDERSMRPPPLTEIKVQPPNFELVPSNFPPLPGSQVSAQGEPTQEPRLADVVRGLGRERACAPPTSGPRSVAAPLPHAQESRPNQSLHEPGNEPPGSSSCVQEEAVSSASSTQPAVKSSNSAPTPCEPLASSATQQEKKQEKPETPKDTPVSSAPPTTMVQPSMTTKPSRATATNTTTATAPLLSTTLTPALEPRKLSYAEVCQRPPKDPPPPAPTQPLRELRVNKADDPTAAAPTPAPTADKQSPPPEKSAEGKTSEGRPQRDSLGPYRSNGPPRTGGTGLKLREQQRRPPLTRRHSPQGVPRRSGKEQNIPPRSPK
- the LOC136752916 gene encoding la-related protein 4 isoform X1; this encodes MSSEQGGEPQLQQETRRRDGDRRSEAGGDGDGGGMVTSKGAGLNPNAKVWQEIPTGGGEGSATPNDSEGSPWPQEAPSHIPEGYPEAPPDGCKQYSMMFSSMPDSSSPSDPPEQTVNGMDPSELPFPLYEGPSGSAGEGDLSEEQPVPAENLRESLKKQLEFCFSRENLSKDLYLMSQMDSDQFVPIWTIASMEGIKILTTDLQLILDVLRSSPMVQVDEKGEKVRPNHKRCIIILREVPETTPVEEVEALFRHDNCPKVISVEFAHNNNWYITFQSDTDAQQAYRYLREDVKTFQGRPIMARIKAINTFFAKNGYRSLDSSVFSQQSQSPSQYSSPLYMQHVYSPQQQFPLYGIVPPTWSPSPTPYFETPLAPFPNSGFVNGFSSPGSYKGSSSSLNLGRPFNRNRNHVKPHPRSGEGAPPSVPPLPLVEGLSGQRSPQPPRTGPALTPTDLSPSFGLKDTNLPPTELNGDIGMAGRGRRGAYRATRRRREDERSMRPPPLTEIKVQPPNFELVPSNFPPLPGSQVSAQGEPTQEPRLADVVRGLGRERACAPPTSGPRSVAAPLPHAQESRPNQSLHEPGNEPPGSSSCVQEEAVSSASSTQPAVKSSNSAPTPCEPLASSATQQEKKQEKPETPKDTPVSSAPPTTMVQPSMTTKPSRATATNTTTATAPLLSTTLTPALEPRKLSYAEVCQRPPKDPPPPAPTQPLRELRVNKADDPTAAAPTPAPTADKQSPPPEKSAEGKTSEGRPQRDSLGPYRSNGPPRTGGTGLKLREQQRRPPLTRRHSPQGVPRRSGKEQNIPPRSPK